One Symphalangus syndactylus isolate Jambi chromosome 20, NHGRI_mSymSyn1-v2.1_pri, whole genome shotgun sequence DNA segment encodes these proteins:
- the EPN3 gene encoding epsin-3 isoform X1 yields the protein MTTSALRRQVKNIVHNYSEAEIKVREATSNDPWGPSSSLMSEIADLTFNTVAFTEVMGMLWRRLNDSGKNWRHVYKALTLLDYLLKTGSERVAHQCRENLYTIQTLKDFQYIDRDGKDQGVNVREKVKQVMALLKDEERLRQERTHALKTKERMALEGIGIGSGQLGFSRRYGEDYSRSRGSPSSYNSSSSSPRYTSDLEQARPQTSGEEELQLQLALAMSREEAEKPVPPASHRDEDLQLQLALRLSWQEHEKEVRSWRGDGSPMANGAGAVVHHRRDREPEREERKEEEKLKTSQSSILDLADIFVPALAPPSTHCSADPWDIPGFRPNTEASGSSWGPSADPWSPIPSGTVLSRSQPWDLTPMLSSSEPWGRTPVLPAGPPTTDPWAPNSPHHKLPSTGADPWGASLETSDTPGGASAFDPFAKPPESTETKEGLEQALPSGKPSSPAELDLFGDPSPSSKQNGTKEPDALDLDILGEALTQPSKEARACRTPESFLGPSASSLVNLDSLVKAPQAAKTRNPFLTGLSAPSPTNPFGAGEPGRPTLNQMRTGSPALGLAGGPVGAPLGSMTYSASLPLPLSSVPAGLTLPASVSVFPQAGAFAPPPAGLPQPLLPTPSSAGPRPPPPQTGTNPFL from the exons ATGACGACCTCCGCACTCCGGCGCCAGGTGAAGAACATCGTGCACAACTACTCCGAGGCGGAAATCAAGGTGCGCGAGGCCACCAGCAATGACCCCTGGGGCCCCTCTAGTTCGCTCATGTCCGAGATCGCTGACCTGACCTTCAACACAGTGGCATTCACCGAGGTCATGGGCATGCTGTGGCGGCGGCTCAATGACAGCGGCAAGAACTGGCGGCACGTGTACAAGGCTCTGACATTGCTGGACTACCTGCTCAAGACGGGCTCCGAGCGGGTGGCCCACCAGTGCCGCGAGAACCTCTACACCATCCAGACACTCAAGGACTTCCAGTACATCGACCGCGACGGCAAGGACCAGGGCGTCAACGTGCGCGAGAAGGTCAAGCAGGTGATGGCCCTGCTCAAGGACGAGGAGCGGCTGCGGCAGGAGCGAACCCACGCCCTCAAGACCAAGGAGCGCATGGCACTGGAGGGCATCGGCATTGGCAGTGGGCAGCTGGGCTTCAGCCGCCGCTACGGCGAGGACTACAGCCGCTCCCGGGGCTCCCCGTCCTCCTACAACT CCTCCTCTTCGTCACCCCGCTATACCTCCGACCTGGAGCAGGCCCGGCCTCAGACATCAGGAGAAGAGGAATTGCAGCTGCAGCTGGCCCTAGCCATGAGCCGTGAGGAGGCAGAGAAG CCTGTCCCCCCAGCCTCCCACAGGGACGAGGACCTGCAGCTGCAGCTGGCTCTGCGCCTGAGCTGGCAGGAGCACGAGAAG GAGGTGAGGTCCTGGCGGGGTGATGGCTCCCCCATGGCCAATGGTGCAGGGGCTGTGGTCCACCATCGGCGGGACAGAGAgcctgagagagaagagagaaaggaggaggagaagctaAAAACCAGCCAG TCCTCCATCCTGGACTTGGCTGACATCTTCGTACCTGCCCTGGCCCCgccctccacacactgctctgcTGACCCATGGGACATCCCAG GTTTTAGGCCGAACACAGAGGCCAGTGGCTCCTCCTGGGGGCCTTCTGCAGACCCCTGGTCTCCGATCCCCTCAGGAACCGTCCTGTCCCGGAGCCAGCCCTGGGATCTGACTCCCATGCTCTCCTCCTCTGAGCCCTGGGGCAGGACCCCAGTGCTGCCGGCTGGGCCACCCACCACAGACCCCTGGGCACCGAACTCTCCCCACCACAAACTCCCCAGCACTGGGGCTGACCCTTGGGGAGCCTCCCTGGAGACCTCCGACACACCTG GTGGTGCCTCGGCCTTTGACCCATTTGCCAAACCTCCAGAATCCACAGAGACCAAGGAGGGGCTGGAGCAGGCCCTGCCCTCTGGGAAGCCCAGCAGCCCTGCGG AGCTGGACCTGTTTGGAGACCCCAGTCCCAGTTCCAAGCAAAATGGCACGAAGGAGCCAGATGCCCTGGACCTGGACATACTAGGGGAAGCACTAACCCAGCCAAGCAAAGAGGCCCGAGCTTGCCGGACTCCCGAGTCCTTCCTGGGCCCCTCGGCTTCTTCCTTGGTCAACCTTGACTCGTTGGTCAAGGCACCCCAGGCTGCAAAAACCCGGAACCCCTTCCTGACAG GTCTCAGCGCTCCATCCCCCACCAACCCGTTTGGCGCGGGCGAGCCGGGCAGGCCGACGCTAAACCAGATGCGCACCGGGTCGCCGGCGCTGGGCCTGGCAGGCGGGCCTGTGGGGGCGCCCCTGGGCTCCATGACCTACAGCGCCTCTCTGCCCCTCCCGCTCAGCAGCGTGCCAGCCGGCTTGACCCTCCCCGCCTCGGTCAGCGTCTTCCCGCAGGCCGGAGCCTTCGCACCGCCCCCCGCTGGCCTGCCGCAGCCGCTGCTGCCCACGCCGAGCTCCGCCGGGCCGCGGCCCCCGCCCCCGCAGACCGGCACCAACCCCTTCCTCTGA
- the EPN3 gene encoding epsin-3 isoform X2 yields MTTSALRRQVKNIVHNYSEAEIKVREATSNDPWGPSSSLMSEIADLTFNTVAFTEVMGMLWRRLNDSGKNWRHVYKALTLLDYLLKTGSERVAHQCRENLYTIQTLKDFQYIDRDGKDQGVNVREKVKQVMALLKDEERLRQERTHALKTKERMALEGIGIGSGQLGFSRRYGEDYSRSRGSPSSYNSSSSSPRYTSDLEQARPQTSGEEELQLQLALAMSREEAEKPVPPASHRDEDLQLQLALRLSWQEHEKEVRSWRGDGSPMANGAGAVVHHRRDREPEREERKEEEKLKTSQSSILDLADIFVPALAPPSTHCSADPWDIPGFRPNTEASGSSWGPSADPWSPIPSGTVLSRSQPWDLTPMLSSSEPWGRTPVLPAGPPTTDPWAPNSPHHKLPSTGADPWGASLETSDTPESTETKEGLEQALPSGKPSSPAELDLFGDPSPSSKQNGTKEPDALDLDILGEALTQPSKEARACRTPESFLGPSASSLVNLDSLVKAPQAAKTRNPFLTGLSAPSPTNPFGAGEPGRPTLNQMRTGSPALGLAGGPVGAPLGSMTYSASLPLPLSSVPAGLTLPASVSVFPQAGAFAPPPAGLPQPLLPTPSSAGPRPPPPQTGTNPFL; encoded by the exons ATGACGACCTCCGCACTCCGGCGCCAGGTGAAGAACATCGTGCACAACTACTCCGAGGCGGAAATCAAGGTGCGCGAGGCCACCAGCAATGACCCCTGGGGCCCCTCTAGTTCGCTCATGTCCGAGATCGCTGACCTGACCTTCAACACAGTGGCATTCACCGAGGTCATGGGCATGCTGTGGCGGCGGCTCAATGACAGCGGCAAGAACTGGCGGCACGTGTACAAGGCTCTGACATTGCTGGACTACCTGCTCAAGACGGGCTCCGAGCGGGTGGCCCACCAGTGCCGCGAGAACCTCTACACCATCCAGACACTCAAGGACTTCCAGTACATCGACCGCGACGGCAAGGACCAGGGCGTCAACGTGCGCGAGAAGGTCAAGCAGGTGATGGCCCTGCTCAAGGACGAGGAGCGGCTGCGGCAGGAGCGAACCCACGCCCTCAAGACCAAGGAGCGCATGGCACTGGAGGGCATCGGCATTGGCAGTGGGCAGCTGGGCTTCAGCCGCCGCTACGGCGAGGACTACAGCCGCTCCCGGGGCTCCCCGTCCTCCTACAACT CCTCCTCTTCGTCACCCCGCTATACCTCCGACCTGGAGCAGGCCCGGCCTCAGACATCAGGAGAAGAGGAATTGCAGCTGCAGCTGGCCCTAGCCATGAGCCGTGAGGAGGCAGAGAAG CCTGTCCCCCCAGCCTCCCACAGGGACGAGGACCTGCAGCTGCAGCTGGCTCTGCGCCTGAGCTGGCAGGAGCACGAGAAG GAGGTGAGGTCCTGGCGGGGTGATGGCTCCCCCATGGCCAATGGTGCAGGGGCTGTGGTCCACCATCGGCGGGACAGAGAgcctgagagagaagagagaaaggaggaggagaagctaAAAACCAGCCAG TCCTCCATCCTGGACTTGGCTGACATCTTCGTACCTGCCCTGGCCCCgccctccacacactgctctgcTGACCCATGGGACATCCCAG GTTTTAGGCCGAACACAGAGGCCAGTGGCTCCTCCTGGGGGCCTTCTGCAGACCCCTGGTCTCCGATCCCCTCAGGAACCGTCCTGTCCCGGAGCCAGCCCTGGGATCTGACTCCCATGCTCTCCTCCTCTGAGCCCTGGGGCAGGACCCCAGTGCTGCCGGCTGGGCCACCCACCACAGACCCCTGGGCACCGAACTCTCCCCACCACAAACTCCCCAGCACTGGGGCTGACCCTTGGGGAGCCTCCCTGGAGACCTCCGACACACCTG AATCCACAGAGACCAAGGAGGGGCTGGAGCAGGCCCTGCCCTCTGGGAAGCCCAGCAGCCCTGCGG AGCTGGACCTGTTTGGAGACCCCAGTCCCAGTTCCAAGCAAAATGGCACGAAGGAGCCAGATGCCCTGGACCTGGACATACTAGGGGAAGCACTAACCCAGCCAAGCAAAGAGGCCCGAGCTTGCCGGACTCCCGAGTCCTTCCTGGGCCCCTCGGCTTCTTCCTTGGTCAACCTTGACTCGTTGGTCAAGGCACCCCAGGCTGCAAAAACCCGGAACCCCTTCCTGACAG GTCTCAGCGCTCCATCCCCCACCAACCCGTTTGGCGCGGGCGAGCCGGGCAGGCCGACGCTAAACCAGATGCGCACCGGGTCGCCGGCGCTGGGCCTGGCAGGCGGGCCTGTGGGGGCGCCCCTGGGCTCCATGACCTACAGCGCCTCTCTGCCCCTCCCGCTCAGCAGCGTGCCAGCCGGCTTGACCCTCCCCGCCTCGGTCAGCGTCTTCCCGCAGGCCGGAGCCTTCGCACCGCCCCCCGCTGGCCTGCCGCAGCCGCTGCTGCCCACGCCGAGCTCCGCCGGGCCGCGGCCCCCGCCCCCGCAGACCGGCACCAACCCCTTCCTCTGA